One Spirochaeta africana DSM 8902 genomic window carries:
- a CDS encoding amino acid--tRNA ligase-related protein, whose protein sequence is MMLMQDIRCCVQDLLRTFFRQRGYREVETPSLAPAVIPEATIQLFETRCTGYHGSLPLFALPSPEYYMKQLLAQGSGSIFQISRCFRNAEVLTRQHNPEFSMLEWYTVDQDYRYNLSLQQDLIRFLCDSRKLWELIAQLPASSSGRLLTRELRQRLQQPIAEFSLQEAFRRWVGIDLAASLKRGYLDPDRPEEPLEDAFHRLLVDCVEPCIPADRPVALIDYPAIVPTTGRQKPGTPWTERWELYIGGMEIANCYTEAPAVEMEKYIAGESAAIAAAGRQGQADTGYADKIRALPACSGNALGIDRLLMQLTGERSIEGVILFPLHATILP, encoded by the coding sequence ATGATGCTTATGCAAGACATCCGCTGCTGCGTTCAGGATCTGCTGCGCACCTTCTTCCGGCAACGCGGCTACCGTGAGGTGGAAACCCCCTCGCTGGCACCAGCCGTTATCCCGGAAGCTACCATTCAGCTGTTCGAAACCCGCTGCACCGGATATCACGGCAGCCTGCCGCTGTTTGCGCTGCCCAGCCCGGAGTATTACATGAAGCAGCTGCTGGCTCAGGGCAGCGGCAGCATCTTTCAAATTAGCAGATGTTTCCGCAATGCGGAAGTCCTGACCCGACAGCATAATCCGGAGTTCAGCATGCTGGAATGGTACACCGTAGACCAGGACTATCGATACAACCTGTCGCTGCAGCAGGATCTGATCCGGTTCCTGTGTGACAGCCGCAAGCTGTGGGAGCTCATTGCACAGCTGCCGGCCAGCAGTTCCGGCAGACTGCTTACCCGCGAACTGCGCCAACGACTGCAGCAGCCAATTGCCGAGTTTTCTCTGCAGGAGGCCTTCCGGCGCTGGGTCGGCATAGACCTGGCAGCCAGCCTGAAGCGCGGCTATCTTGACCCCGACCGACCTGAGGAGCCACTTGAGGATGCCTTCCATCGACTGCTGGTCGACTGCGTTGAACCCTGTATACCGGCAGACCGACCGGTTGCACTGATCGATTACCCGGCGATCGTACCGACTACCGGACGACAAAAACCTGGCACCCCCTGGACCGAGCGCTGGGAACTCTATATCGGCGGCATGGAGATTGCCAACTGCTACACCGAAGCTCCGGCTGTAGAGATGGAGAAATACATTGCCGGTGAATCCGCAGCCATCGCTGCCGCCGGCAGACAGGGCCAGGCCGATACCGGCTATGCCGATAAAATCCGGGCACTGCCGGCCTGTTCCGGCAATGCCCTGGGAATAGACCGCCTGCTGATGCAGCTGACCGGAGAAAGAAGCATCGAAGGGGTGATTTTATTTCCCCTGCATGCTACTATCCTGCCATGA
- the pyrF gene encoding orotidine-5'-phosphate decarboxylase — protein sequence MSAGFFERLEQRVAAADSLLCIGLDPRPGDIGLDGYGQFSERDTPLPDNGSEITSRLVDWAAGIIEKTLPYAAAYKPNAAFYEAFGASGVAALEKIIAAIPAEVPVILDCKRGDIGATAQAYAAAAYGSLRADAVTLNAYMGWDAVQPFLQDSRKGGFVLIKTSNPGSEDFQQLQLAGGTPSAGSERLFERIAERIADWSPALGAVVGATDIEALHAIRSRYPDMWILCPGIGAQGGSLEQSLAAALRNDGQGILPVVARGITRADDPGAAARDYRDAIRAAKAARPAAAAGQAGPGHERMFAGLVAQECFRVGEFTLKSGIVSPYYIDLRRVVSSPDLLRQTARAYAKAVQGLSFDKIAGIPVAALPLATALSMEIGVPMIYPRMEKKKHGTGNRIEGGWQPGERVLLLDDLITTGGSKIEAVEILREAGLVVEDLVVLLERGGQGRREMQAAGIQLHACAQVDELFAYCRTAGIITPEAEQEMRRFTESI from the coding sequence ATGAGTGCGGGTTTTTTTGAGCGGCTGGAACAGCGAGTAGCAGCGGCAGATTCCCTGTTGTGTATCGGACTGGATCCCCGTCCCGGCGATATCGGACTGGATGGATACGGGCAGTTTTCCGAGCGCGATACACCTCTGCCCGACAACGGCAGCGAAATCACCAGTCGTCTGGTGGACTGGGCCGCCGGTATCATTGAAAAGACCCTCCCGTATGCAGCCGCCTACAAGCCGAATGCTGCCTTCTACGAGGCCTTTGGCGCCTCCGGGGTAGCGGCGCTGGAAAAGATTATCGCTGCCATTCCCGCCGAAGTCCCGGTGATTCTGGACTGCAAACGCGGGGATATCGGGGCAACCGCCCAGGCCTACGCAGCGGCTGCCTACGGCAGTCTACGCGCCGATGCGGTTACCTTGAATGCCTACATGGGGTGGGATGCGGTGCAGCCATTTCTGCAGGATAGCCGCAAGGGTGGTTTCGTACTGATCAAAACCTCCAACCCTGGCTCCGAAGACTTTCAGCAGCTGCAGCTTGCCGGCGGTACCCCGTCTGCCGGCTCGGAGCGCCTGTTTGAACGCATCGCCGAACGCATTGCTGACTGGTCGCCGGCGCTTGGCGCGGTTGTCGGGGCGACCGATATCGAAGCCCTGCATGCCATCCGCTCCCGGTACCCGGATATGTGGATACTCTGCCCGGGGATTGGTGCCCAGGGTGGTTCACTTGAACAGTCATTGGCCGCGGCGCTGCGCAATGATGGGCAGGGAATACTCCCGGTGGTTGCTCGAGGGATTACCCGGGCTGATGATCCGGGGGCGGCAGCGCGTGATTACCGTGATGCTATCCGGGCGGCCAAGGCTGCCCGGCCGGCAGCTGCGGCCGGACAGGCAGGGCCGGGGCACGAGCGAATGTTTGCGGGGCTGGTGGCACAGGAGTGTTTCCGCGTTGGCGAGTTCACCCTGAAATCCGGGATCGTTTCCCCTTACTACATCGATCTGCGTCGCGTGGTAAGCAGTCCCGACCTGCTGCGTCAGACTGCTCGGGCGTACGCCAAGGCAGTTCAGGGACTCAGTTTCGACAAGATCGCCGGTATCCCGGTAGCGGCATTGCCACTGGCAACGGCCCTGTCCATGGAAATCGGGGTTCCGATGATCTATCCCCGTATGGAGAAGAAAAAGCACGGTACCGGCAATCGCATCGAGGGGGGCTGGCAGCCGGGAGAACGGGTGCTGCTGCTGGATGATCTGATTACCACCGGCGGCAGCAAGATCGAGGCTGTCGAGATCCTGCGGGAGGCCGGTCTGGTGGTAGAGGATCTGGTGGTGCTGCTGGAGCGCGGCGGCCAGGGCCGGCGTGAGATGCAGGCTGCCGGTATACAGCTGCACGCCTGTGCCCAGGTAGATGAGCTGTTTGCCTACTGCCGGACAGCCGGGATTATCACCCCGGAGGCTGAGCAGGAGATGCGCAGATTTACCGAGTCGATATAG
- a CDS encoding mechanosensitive ion channel family protein — MSELLESLGVIMTTRISLGGIAFRFTLLQVLLELLLPVLVYIGVAHVIRRAVSRWQQRADWEAQAREQVRRVSGRVLRSVGLILGAVLIGRLLGAEIAATFLEAGRILNQPLIESGSTRISIVTLLLVVPVILIAGKVGLAVKQYAKRTFLARLDLERQSTIADLLRYATAITVLIVGISMLGINLSSLAVLFGVLGIGIGFGLQDVIANMFAGLVIIMARPIKEGDRVLAGQFEGNVVNIRLLNTAINTLTNETIIVPNSSLINKEVYNFSYDSPAIILVNKVQVSYESDLDLVLEVLRRIPERNPYALRGQTHQAYVKSFDDSGITVELRTWIRTVYDKMAAHSWVNLEIWREFRGSGIQIPFPQLDLHLPGRGDPVPGAGE, encoded by the coding sequence ATGAGTGAGCTGCTGGAGAGCCTCGGGGTGATCATGACAACCCGGATCAGTCTGGGCGGTATTGCCTTTCGGTTTACCCTGCTGCAGGTCCTGCTGGAGCTTCTGCTGCCGGTGCTGGTGTATATCGGTGTAGCGCACGTGATAAGACGGGCCGTGTCTCGCTGGCAGCAGCGGGCAGATTGGGAGGCGCAGGCCAGGGAGCAGGTTCGGCGCGTATCCGGTCGTGTGCTGCGTAGTGTCGGCCTGATTCTGGGGGCGGTTCTGATCGGGAGGCTCCTGGGTGCCGAGATCGCAGCCACCTTCCTTGAGGCAGGGCGGATACTGAATCAGCCGCTGATTGAGTCCGGGTCCACCCGGATCTCGATAGTTACCCTGTTGCTGGTGGTCCCGGTTATTCTGATAGCCGGCAAGGTCGGGCTTGCCGTAAAACAGTATGCCAAGCGCACCTTCCTTGCCCGGCTTGATCTGGAGCGACAGAGCACCATAGCTGATCTGCTGCGATATGCCACGGCGATCACGGTGTTGATCGTGGGCATTTCGATGCTGGGCATCAATCTGAGCAGCCTGGCGGTGTTGTTCGGGGTTCTGGGTATCGGGATCGGGTTTGGCTTGCAGGATGTAATTGCCAATATGTTCGCCGGACTGGTAATCATTATGGCCCGCCCGATAAAGGAGGGAGATCGGGTGCTGGCCGGGCAGTTCGAAGGAAATGTGGTAAATATCCGCCTGCTGAACACGGCTATCAATACCCTGACCAACGAAACAATAATTGTGCCGAACAGTAGCCTTATCAACAAAGAGGTGTACAATTTTTCCTATGACTCACCGGCAATCATCCTGGTGAACAAGGTGCAGGTCAGCTATGAATCGGATCTGGATCTGGTGTTGGAGGTGCTGCGACGTATTCCTGAGCGCAATCCGTATGCATTGCGTGGGCAGACCCATCAGGCGTATGTCAAAAGCTTTGATGATTCCGGGATAACCGTAGAACTGCGAACCTGGATCCGTACGGTGTATGACAAGATGGCGGCCCACTCCTGGGTAAACCTGGAGATCTGGCGGGAGTTTCGGGGCAGCGGCATTCAGATTCCCTTTCCCCAGCTGGATCTGCATCTACCGGGTCGAGGTGACCCGGTCCCTGGCGCAGGTGAGTAG
- a CDS encoding RrF2 family transcriptional regulator: MRITTKGRYAIRAITNLAMANSDKPKPIKAIAEEEGISPEFLEQIFFRLKKTGMISSVRGPGGGFRLARDPKDISVKEIFNAVGEGIDLTPCTTMCEEDDALPKNPNAYTASGCERTAECLVHDI; this comes from the coding sequence ATGAGAATAACCACGAAAGGCCGGTATGCCATTCGCGCGATCACCAACCTTGCAATGGCAAACTCCGATAAACCGAAGCCAATCAAGGCAATTGCCGAAGAAGAGGGGATTTCACCGGAATTCCTCGAGCAGATCTTTTTCCGGCTCAAGAAGACCGGGATGATCAGCAGTGTTCGTGGTCCCGGCGGTGGATTCCGACTGGCACGCGACCCCAAGGACATCAGCGTGAAAGAGATCTTCAATGCCGTAGGGGAAGGGATCGATCTTACCCCCTGTACCACCATGTGTGAAGAAGACGATGCGCTGCCCAAAAACCCCAACGCCTATACCGCATCTGGCTGTGAGCGTACCGCTGAATGCCTGGTCCATGATATCTAG
- a CDS encoding SIR2 family NAD-dependent protein deacylase: protein MSEMHSDSRMQQAAQVIADSHHLIAFTGAGISAESGIPTFRGDNGIWQRYDPRVLETGFFRQNPAESWRAIRDIFYATAADTRPNPGHHVLADWEQHGLLHHIITQNIDDLHHRAGSRSVSEYHGSIRFLRCQKTGKTVPFTEQTLEESMDDRGVPVSPWGGILKPDFVFFGEGIPLKAASRSELEARNCDVMLVIGSTGEVYPAAQLPEIAAKGGAWIIEINPQRSNFTPWITDIYLPYPAGEALPALAALIGGLRS from the coding sequence ATGAGTGAAATGCACAGCGATTCCCGAATGCAGCAGGCAGCCCAGGTAATTGCCGATTCACACCATCTGATCGCCTTCACCGGGGCCGGCATTTCTGCCGAAAGCGGGATACCAACCTTCCGTGGTGACAACGGTATCTGGCAGCGCTACGATCCGCGGGTGCTGGAGACCGGTTTTTTCAGGCAAAACCCTGCCGAGTCCTGGCGCGCCATCAGGGATATCTTCTATGCAACCGCCGCCGATACCAGGCCAAACCCCGGCCATCATGTCCTCGCTGACTGGGAGCAGCACGGGCTGCTGCACCACATAATCACCCAGAACATAGATGATCTTCACCACCGTGCCGGAAGCCGATCCGTCAGCGAGTATCACGGCAGCATCCGGTTTCTCCGCTGCCAGAAGACCGGCAAAACCGTGCCGTTTACCGAGCAAACGCTGGAGGAGTCCATGGATGACCGGGGAGTTCCTGTCAGTCCCTGGGGCGGGATTCTGAAACCTGACTTTGTGTTTTTCGGTGAAGGGATTCCCCTGAAGGCCGCATCGCGATCCGAACTCGAGGCTCGCAACTGCGATGTCATGCTGGTAATCGGGTCAACCGGTGAGGTGTACCCGGCAGCGCAGCTCCCCGAGATTGCTGCCAAAGGCGGTGCCTGGATTATCGAGATTAATCCCCAGCGCAGCAATTTTACCCCGTGGATTACCGATATCTACCTCCCCTATCCTGCAGGCGAAGCACTTCCCGCCCTGGCTGCCCTGATTGGCGGTTTGCGCAGCTGA
- the efp gene encoding elongation factor P, which produces MIKAGAIEKGHCLLIKGDPYLVTEREFVNPGKGAAFSRVKLKNLKTGQVLKETIKTSETVEEADVYDRQVQYLYQDGEAVHVMDTDTYEQFEVPMAGLEEKLQYIKEGETYTLVIWNEQPIDIKLPTKIVYEVTEAPDAVKGDTVTGATKMVTIETGVQVKVPIFIKTGERIMVNTETGEYVERVNS; this is translated from the coding sequence ATGATCAAAGCAGGAGCAATCGAAAAGGGACACTGCCTTCTTATCAAGGGTGATCCCTATCTCGTCACGGAACGGGAGTTTGTTAACCCGGGGAAAGGCGCTGCCTTTTCCCGCGTAAAACTGAAGAACCTCAAGACCGGCCAGGTCTTGAAAGAAACCATCAAAACCTCGGAAACCGTCGAGGAAGCCGATGTATACGACCGACAGGTCCAGTACCTGTACCAGGACGGCGAAGCGGTACATGTCATGGACACCGATACCTACGAGCAGTTCGAGGTACCCATGGCCGGGCTTGAAGAGAAGCTGCAGTACATTAAAGAGGGCGAAACCTATACCCTGGTCATATGGAACGAGCAGCCTATCGACATCAAACTGCCAACCAAAATCGTGTACGAGGTAACCGAAGCCCCGGATGCCGTCAAAGGCGACACCGTGACTGGCGCAACCAAGATGGTTACCATCGAAACCGGCGTGCAGGTAAAGGTGCCGATCTTTATCAAGACCGGAGAACGCATTATGGTGAACACCGAAACCGGCGAGTACGTCGAACGCGTCAATTCCTGA
- a CDS encoding MalY/PatB family protein: MKELYSVPPRRGTNSLKWDLSRQPDVLPLWVADMDFTAPPAVLDALQQRVSHGVFGYTIPGESLFTAFEQWMYTRHGIDAPPAELMYVPGVMPMLRLALRLLVPAGGRVVVPEPVYYPFFSAVRDNDLELVAVPLTPDPGQRWEFDFDALELALQGADVLLLCSPQNPVGRVWTSGELSRVLGLADAAGVTVLADEIHQDILFPGSRFCSVWQVADEQGLGDLDERMISVTAPSKTFNIPGLPCGIARIRSAALRRRLSRALERRSLELPNLLALTAAEAAYREGGPWLDQVLAVIRENYTTLQGWATARGVRCARQDGTYVVWLDFRDSGLYWQRPGFARRLRKACGVWLSDGEDFTTLPGHLDADQAPVAFGRGFLRCNVATSPAILQDALDRIAAVLEATATEV; this comes from the coding sequence ATGAAGGAATTGTATTCGGTTCCGCCGCGACGGGGCACCAACAGTTTGAAATGGGATTTGAGCCGACAGCCGGACGTGCTGCCGCTTTGGGTCGCTGATATGGACTTTACGGCACCGCCGGCGGTGCTGGATGCACTGCAGCAGCGAGTATCGCATGGGGTGTTCGGGTATACCATCCCGGGGGAATCCCTTTTTACCGCCTTTGAGCAATGGATGTACACCCGGCATGGTATTGATGCACCACCTGCGGAACTCATGTACGTCCCGGGTGTCATGCCAATGCTGAGGCTGGCACTCAGGCTGCTTGTTCCGGCTGGTGGCCGGGTTGTGGTGCCAGAACCGGTGTATTACCCCTTCTTTTCGGCGGTGCGCGATAACGATCTTGAACTGGTAGCGGTTCCGCTGACTCCGGACCCCGGTCAGCGTTGGGAATTTGATTTTGACGCGTTGGAATTGGCACTGCAAGGGGCGGATGTCCTGCTGCTGTGCAGCCCCCAGAATCCGGTCGGCCGGGTCTGGACTTCCGGCGAGCTGTCGCGGGTTCTTGGGTTGGCAGATGCAGCCGGTGTTACGGTGCTGGCTGACGAGATTCATCAGGATATCCTGTTTCCTGGTAGTCGATTCTGTTCGGTCTGGCAGGTGGCGGATGAACAGGGGCTGGGCGATCTGGACGAGCGGATGATCAGCGTTACCGCACCAAGCAAGACCTTCAATATCCCGGGTTTGCCCTGCGGCATTGCCAGGATTCGCTCGGCAGCGCTGCGGCGTCGCCTGTCCCGGGCGCTGGAGCGGCGGTCTCTTGAGCTGCCCAACCTGTTGGCATTGACAGCGGCCGAGGCTGCCTATCGTGAGGGAGGCCCCTGGCTTGATCAGGTGTTGGCGGTGATTCGGGAAAACTATACAACCCTGCAGGGCTGGGCAACAGCCCGCGGTGTACGCTGCGCCAGGCAGGATGGCACCTATGTGGTGTGGCTGGATTTTCGCGACTCGGGTCTGTACTGGCAGCGACCGGGTTTTGCGCGGCGGCTGCGGAAAGCATGCGGGGTGTGGCTGAGCGACGGTGAGGACTTTACGACACTGCCGGGACACCTGGATGCGGACCAGGCGCCGGTTGCCTTTGGGCGCGGTTTTCTGCGCTGCAATGTAGCAACCTCCCCGGCAATACTGCAGGATGCACTGGATCGCATTGCCGCTGTACTGGAAGCGACCGCGACGGAGGTTTGA
- a CDS encoding 5'-methylthioadenosine/adenosylhomocysteine nucleosidase yields the protein MVVVLAAMQQELDGIVQAQEHGWRPALQTRVTGVGKVMAAMTTQRIIDELAPQAVLMVGVAGGLNPRLSIGDVVVGAETLQHDLDVTALGIPRGTVPFTGYRWLAGDEQLLQAAKHTILPGKNEAGQPVQLHAGRILTGDQFMSRAAQQQHRYLVDELNGDAVDMESAAVAQVCVCNNIPHLVLRVISDTADGSARVDFWRFLPRAGQRIQQLTAAVLDAAGNRFMADR from the coding sequence ATGGTGGTGGTACTCGCTGCAATGCAGCAGGAGCTGGATGGTATTGTACAGGCGCAGGAGCATGGCTGGCGGCCGGCGCTGCAGACCAGGGTTACCGGGGTCGGCAAGGTAATGGCGGCAATGACAACCCAGAGAATAATCGATGAGCTTGCGCCGCAGGCGGTTCTTATGGTCGGGGTTGCCGGTGGACTGAATCCCCGTCTGAGCATCGGGGATGTGGTCGTTGGTGCAGAAACACTGCAGCATGATCTGGATGTAACCGCGCTCGGCATACCTCGGGGTACCGTGCCGTTTACCGGATATCGCTGGCTGGCAGGGGACGAACAGCTGCTGCAGGCAGCGAAGCACACCATCCTGCCCGGCAAAAACGAGGCCGGGCAGCCAGTGCAGCTGCACGCCGGACGTATTCTGACCGGGGATCAGTTTATGTCACGCGCCGCCCAACAGCAGCATCGCTATCTGGTGGATGAGCTGAATGGTGATGCAGTAGACATGGAGAGCGCTGCGGTAGCCCAGGTATGTGTCTGCAACAATATCCCGCACCTGGTGCTGCGGGTTATCTCCGATACCGCCGACGGCTCTGCCAGGGTTGATTTCTGGCGATTCCTGCCTAGGGCGGGCCAGCGTATCCAGCAGCTGACAGCGGCGGTGCTGGATGCTGCCGGTAACCGGTTTATGGCCGACCGTTAG
- a CDS encoding acyl-CoA thioesterase — translation MDTSQFPPYTVPVHMRFRDLDAYGHVNNAVMFNYLEEARISLLGQRFYAADAQQDIQFLVRKASCEYLRPLLLTGPEVLITMRISEMRGASFLLDYAIHDNEGTEYARAETLMVCFDPVRNRPARIPAWFLEHLAQNTGG, via the coding sequence ATGGATACCTCTCAGTTCCCCCCGTATACCGTGCCGGTTCATATGCGCTTTCGCGATCTGGATGCATACGGTCATGTGAACAATGCCGTCATGTTCAACTACCTGGAAGAGGCCCGTATCTCCCTGCTGGGCCAGAGATTCTACGCTGCCGATGCACAGCAGGACATCCAGTTTCTGGTAAGAAAGGCTTCCTGCGAATATCTGCGCCCGCTGCTGCTTACCGGGCCTGAAGTGCTGATTACCATGCGTATTTCCGAGATGCGCGGTGCCAGCTTTCTGCTGGACTACGCGATCCACGATAACGAAGGAACCGAGTATGCCCGGGCAGAAACCCTGATGGTGTGCTTTGATCCGGTACGTAACCGACCGGCCCGCATCCCGGCCTGGTTTCTGGAACACCTGGCGCAGAACACTGGTGGTTAG
- a CDS encoding insulinase family protein: MSTGKQLTAGFRLQDTVEMPEFQATGTWWQHEATGCEVFHLHCDDPENMFAFGFPTVPADSTGVAHILEHTVLCGSRRYPLKDPFLRMLQSSVNTFLNAFTFPDKTVYPAASTVEKDLFNLMSVYGDAVFFPLLDPAMFRQEGHRLVYDLDGALGISGVVYNEMLGAFSSQESVEMRLCLNGLFPDTAYGHESGGDPDSIPHLNYQEFVEFHRTHYHPRNARVFLYGNIPAERYLEFLQEEFLQHFESGSAPNPIGSQPRWSEPRRIVQRVPGQGDPEATASVTLNWLLFPAVDAERVMAFEVLSEILLGTPGSPLQKRLLESGLGEDLSSPSGYESEIFETTFSVGLRGTSARRVEEIEAFVLHSIAEIIQQGFDPDLVEGTLRRFEFRTRELGSGGNVGLHLMRRAYQGWMHGATPWETLEFSRVFAALRQRIAQEPGYLGTLLQEYLLDNPHRLTVAVVPDPAREQEDADRRRQYLAELEAGHGPDDRERILREEEDLRRFQEQPDPPEAVAALPRLELDDVPREIRVIPQEVLQLRDGVSCCTTAIDSRGIVYLNIALEVGDLDGEAELLLPFLSATMTGLGVPGIPYDQMSHRIGLVFGGFRSDIEVTDHAETQQPHAILWLRTKFLAQYADEALDLIDQVLCRADFSDTARLREMLVEQRNDYRSSIIHNGSGFAGLRADAGLSQIELKEERLKGITQYLYLDALLQQPIEAVRAGLERLHDTVVRRCRTELQLTCDPGLVGDLTSRIPRQLGGLWAREYSTLPDIVLARDFREPALPAVGRPEALVTSTTVNFIAMALPGSLVFQPEFAAQTLISHLLSTSYLWERCRMQGGAYGASASLNGLSGIFRFVTYRDPQTTASLQAFLEAFSGLETDGLDPELIETAVIALVGKELRPLSPGAQGLIAYRRRKFGITDELRQENRDRLLGLTPGQVTEQLQSLGEALQQAVVSMVSSQDALQQLPADTQDPAAQLLRLAAENQIRIISG; the protein is encoded by the coding sequence ATGAGCACGGGGAAACAGCTGACTGCAGGATTCAGATTGCAGGATACCGTAGAAATGCCGGAGTTCCAGGCAACCGGAACGTGGTGGCAGCATGAGGCAACCGGATGTGAGGTTTTCCATCTGCATTGCGATGATCCGGAAAACATGTTTGCCTTCGGATTTCCTACCGTGCCTGCCGACTCGACCGGGGTCGCCCATATCCTTGAACACACCGTATTGTGCGGTTCCCGGCGCTACCCCCTGAAGGATCCGTTTTTACGGATGCTGCAGAGCAGCGTGAACACCTTTTTGAATGCCTTTACCTTTCCCGATAAAACCGTATACCCCGCTGCCAGCACCGTCGAGAAGGATCTGTTCAACCTTATGAGTGTGTATGGTGATGCCGTATTTTTTCCGCTGCTGGACCCCGCAATGTTTCGCCAGGAGGGGCATCGTCTGGTGTACGATCTCGATGGTGCCCTGGGTATCTCCGGGGTGGTGTACAACGAGATGCTGGGGGCCTTTTCCAGCCAGGAGTCGGTAGAGATGCGCCTGTGTCTGAACGGGCTGTTTCCGGATACTGCCTACGGGCATGAATCGGGGGGGGATCCGGACAGTATCCCGCATCTGAACTACCAGGAGTTTGTGGAGTTTCATCGCACCCACTATCATCCACGGAATGCACGGGTCTTTCTGTATGGCAACATCCCGGCCGAGCGATATCTGGAGTTTTTGCAGGAGGAATTCCTGCAGCATTTCGAAAGCGGCAGCGCCCCGAACCCGATTGGCAGCCAGCCCCGCTGGAGCGAGCCGCGACGGATTGTCCAGCGCGTGCCCGGGCAGGGCGATCCCGAGGCCACTGCCTCGGTGACCCTGAACTGGCTGTTGTTCCCTGCGGTAGATGCCGAGCGGGTAATGGCTTTTGAGGTACTTTCGGAGATTCTTCTGGGTACCCCCGGGTCGCCGCTGCAGAAACGCCTGCTTGAGTCCGGCCTTGGAGAGGATTTGAGCAGCCCCTCCGGGTATGAATCCGAGATCTTTGAAACCACATTCTCTGTAGGTCTGCGCGGTACCTCGGCCCGCCGTGTTGAAGAGATTGAGGCCTTTGTGCTGCACAGTATTGCCGAGATTATCCAGCAGGGGTTCGATCCTGATCTGGTGGAAGGAACCCTGCGACGCTTCGAGTTTCGTACGCGCGAACTTGGCAGTGGGGGCAATGTCGGTCTGCATCTGATGCGGCGGGCATATCAGGGCTGGATGCATGGGGCAACCCCGTGGGAGACCCTGGAGTTTTCCCGGGTGTTCGCTGCGCTTCGGCAGCGGATAGCACAGGAGCCGGGCTACCTCGGCACACTGCTGCAGGAATATCTGCTGGATAATCCGCATCGCCTGACGGTTGCGGTTGTCCCGGATCCCGCCAGAGAGCAGGAGGATGCCGATCGCAGAAGACAGTATCTTGCGGAGCTTGAGGCAGGACATGGTCCCGATGATCGTGAGCGGATTCTGCGGGAGGAAGAGGATCTACGGCGCTTTCAGGAGCAGCCCGATCCACCGGAGGCTGTCGCCGCCTTGCCGCGGCTGGAGCTTGATGATGTTCCGCGAGAAATCCGGGTTATCCCACAGGAGGTCCTGCAGCTGCGCGACGGGGTTTCATGCTGCACGACCGCAATTGACAGTCGCGGTATTGTCTATCTGAATATTGCCCTTGAGGTTGGCGATCTGGACGGCGAGGCTGAACTGCTACTGCCGTTTCTGTCCGCCACTATGACCGGGCTGGGTGTCCCGGGGATTCCCTATGACCAGATGAGCCACCGCATCGGGCTGGTGTTTGGCGGATTTCGCTCGGATATCGAGGTGACCGATCATGCAGAAACCCAGCAGCCGCATGCCATCCTGTGGTTGCGTACCAAGTTCCTGGCCCAGTATGCCGATGAAGCACTTGACCTGATCGATCAGGTGCTGTGTCGTGCTGATTTTTCGGATACCGCCCGATTGCGGGAGATGCTGGTAGAGCAGCGTAACGACTATCGCAGCTCGATAATCCATAATGGCTCCGGATTTGCCGGGCTGCGCGCCGATGCCGGTTTGTCGCAGATCGAGCTCAAGGAGGAACGGTTAAAGGGTATCACCCAGTATCTCTATCTTGATGCCCTGCTGCAGCAGCCGATTGAAGCGGTGCGGGCCGGACTGGAACGCCTGCACGATACCGTGGTGCGTCGCTGCCGGACCGAACTTCAGTTGACCTGCGATCCCGGACTGGTTGGGGATCTGACATCGCGCATTCCCCGTCAGCTTGGCGGGTTGTGGGCACGCGAGTACAGCACCCTGCCGGATATCGTACTGGCCCGTGACTTCCGGGAACCGGCCCTGCCGGCAGTCGGTAGACCCGAGGCACTGGTAACCTCGACCACCGTGAATTTTATTGCGATGGCGCTGCCGGGCAGCCTGGTGTTCCAGCCGGAGTTTGCGGCCCAGACCCTGATCTCGCATCTCTTGAGCACCAGTTATCTCTGGGAGCGATGCCGCATGCAGGGTGGGGCCTATGGTGCCTCGGCTTCCCTGAACGGGTTGAGTGGAATCTTCCGGTTTGTGACCTATCGTGATCCGCAGACTACCGCCAGCCTGCAGGCGTTTCTCGAGGCATTTTCCGGCCTGGAGACCGACGGCCTGGATCCGGAACTCATCGAAACAGCGGTAATTGCCCTGGTTGGCAAGGAGCTTCGGCCGCTCAGCCCCGGGGCACAGGGACTGATTGCCTACCGGCGGCGCAAGTTCGGGATTACTGATGAGCTGCGGCAGGAGAACCGGGATCGCTTGCTGGGTTTGACCCCGGGTCAGGTTACTGAACAGCTGCAGTCGCTGGGAGAGGCTCTGCAGCAGGCGGTGGTCAGTATGGTTTCATCTCAGGATGCCCTGCAGCAGCTGCCAGCCGATACGCAGGACCCGGCAGCGCAGCTGCTGCGGCTGGCTGCCGAAAATCAGATCAGGATTATTTCCGGCTGA